One Candidatus Zixiibacteriota bacterium genomic window, TTCCCTCCCCGGCCGACAGTCATATCGAGGCTCCGCTCGATCTGAACGCCTATCTTATCCGCCACCCGGCCGCGACTTTTTTCGTTCGCGTCGCCGGTGATTCCATGATCGGCGCCGGAATCTATTCCGGGGATATCCTGATCGTCGACCGATCCGTAGAGGCGACGGACAAAAAAGTGGTCATTGCGATAGTTGACGGAGAGTTGACGGTCAAGCGGCTGCGAATACATGAAGGTCGCATCATACTGCTTC contains:
- the umuD gene encoding translesion error-prone DNA polymerase V autoproteolytic subunit, whose translation is MNIPLSAERVSAGFPSPADSHIEAPLDLNAYLIRHPAATFFVRVAGDSMIGAGIYSGDILIVDRSVEATDKKVVIAIVDGELTVKRLRIHEGRIILLPENDAYPPISVEDGTELEIWGVVTTVIHPV